The proteins below come from a single Azospirillum thiophilum genomic window:
- a CDS encoding YdbL family protein yields the protein MTSHLMTRRRFTRLTLSILAAGLLASSLPTLALAQDALAAAKAAGQIGERPDGLVGTVPGAPATAQALAAQVNAQRLARYREIAQGNGTALDKVQAVAGQQLIERTPAGQFVMTAAGQWQRK from the coding sequence ATGACCAGCCATCTCATGACCCGCCGCCGCTTCACCCGGCTGACCCTGTCCATCCTTGCCGCCGGGCTGCTGGCATCGTCCCTGCCGACGCTGGCGCTGGCCCAGGACGCGCTGGCCGCCGCAAAGGCCGCCGGCCAGATCGGCGAGCGTCCCGACGGGCTGGTCGGCACCGTCCCCGGCGCTCCCGCCACAGCCCAGGCGCTGGCGGCGCAGGTGAACGCCCAGCGGCTCGCCCGCTACCGGGAGATCGCCCAGGGCAACGGCACCGCGCTCGACAAGGTCCAGGCGGTTGCCGGGCAGCAGTTGATCGAGCGCACGCCGGCCGGCCAGTTCGTGATGACCGCTGCGGGCCAGTGGCAACGCAAGTGA
- a CDS encoding intermembrane phospholipid transport protein YdbH family protein — MRLARALAGMAAGTAAATVTLGIAAIGGAILAGPTLLGGLATEAMREAGFAGAAVQVTGLRLADDWRGLRLEVAADSGPLEAAAAALDLPMAGRVALSGALVVAPDGGTATATPDGCLSVTAERLAVSGQPLVLPEGGSLCAVPDAPLLRWSPATAEQAALGLAAEVRTPRLDAPAVTLRAEQVILRLGQAAGGRSLEATVAKLTNTAKPAPVVPLAVTLRAAQTGEEPWTIDGTARDAQGILAVTLTGHHDQAAGAGSLEAVARPIRLAPKGPGLAAVSPLAAGLFQKTSGTLSGKATVAWGAKGMTTGGQVVLKDLAGNAGPVTVAGVSGTVALSSLSPPVIPAGQKLTIGLLDVGIPLTDGTLLFGYERDGRLDVDRAQWRWAGGTLRADPFKLAPDKPKGAVTLHADGIDAARLLELIAVDGLEASGTLSGTLPVVFAGDRVTLDGGVLESTAPGTLRYDPANPPAAMKGEEGSPTAMLMGALTDFRYETLRITIDGEAGGELSAGLSLRGANPSFYDGYPVALNLKLSGALDRILRQNLDVYRIPDTVRDRMTGFDQKDP, encoded by the coding sequence GTGAGGCTGGCACGGGCATTGGCGGGAATGGCGGCGGGAACGGCGGCGGCCACGGTGACGCTGGGCATCGCCGCCATCGGCGGCGCGATCCTGGCCGGCCCGACCCTGCTCGGCGGCCTCGCCACCGAGGCGATGCGGGAGGCCGGCTTTGCCGGGGCCGCCGTCCAGGTCACCGGCCTGCGGCTCGCGGACGACTGGCGTGGCCTGCGCCTGGAGGTCGCCGCCGACAGCGGCCCGCTGGAGGCCGCCGCCGCGGCACTGGATCTGCCGATGGCGGGACGCGTCGCACTGTCCGGCGCACTCGTCGTGGCACCGGACGGCGGAACGGCGACGGCCACCCCCGACGGCTGCCTCTCCGTCACCGCCGAACGCCTTGCCGTCAGCGGCCAGCCGCTCGTCCTGCCGGAGGGGGGAAGCCTGTGCGCCGTCCCTGATGCGCCGCTGCTGCGCTGGTCGCCCGCCACCGCGGAGCAGGCTGCCCTCGGACTTGCCGCGGAGGTCAGGACGCCGCGGCTCGATGCGCCCGCCGTCACCCTGCGGGCCGAACAGGTCATACTGCGGCTGGGGCAGGCGGCAGGCGGGCGCAGCCTCGAGGCCACCGTCGCCAAGCTGACCAACACCGCCAAGCCGGCGCCCGTCGTGCCGCTGGCCGTCACCCTGCGCGCCGCGCAGACGGGGGAAGAGCCCTGGACAATCGACGGCACCGCCAGGGATGCGCAGGGCATCCTTGCCGTCACCCTGACCGGCCACCACGACCAGGCGGCCGGCGCCGGCTCGCTGGAGGCGGTGGCCCGGCCGATCCGGCTCGCTCCGAAAGGCCCCGGCCTCGCCGCCGTCTCGCCGCTCGCCGCCGGCCTGTTTCAGAAGACGTCCGGCACCCTGTCCGGCAAGGCGACGGTCGCCTGGGGCGCCAAGGGCATGACGACCGGCGGGCAGGTGGTGCTCAAGGATCTGGCCGGCAATGCCGGCCCGGTGACCGTTGCCGGGGTGAGCGGCACGGTGGCATTGTCGAGCCTGTCGCCGCCGGTGATCCCAGCCGGCCAGAAGCTGACGATCGGCCTGCTCGATGTCGGCATCCCGCTGACCGACGGCACCCTGCTGTTCGGCTATGAGCGCGACGGACGGCTGGATGTCGACCGGGCGCAATGGCGCTGGGCCGGCGGCACGCTGCGCGCCGATCCGTTCAAACTGGCACCCGACAAGCCCAAGGGCGCCGTCACCCTGCATGCCGACGGCATCGACGCCGCCCGGCTGCTGGAGTTGATCGCCGTCGACGGGCTGGAGGCCAGCGGCACGCTCTCCGGCACCCTGCCGGTGGTCTTCGCCGGCGACCGCGTGACGCTGGATGGCGGCGTGCTGGAATCCACCGCTCCGGGCACCCTGCGCTACGACCCCGCCAACCCGCCGGCCGCGATGAAGGGAGAGGAGGGCAGCCCGACCGCCATGCTGATGGGGGCACTGACCGACTTCCGGTATGAGACCCTGCGAATCACCATCGACGGGGAGGCCGGCGGCGAACTCAGCGCCGGCCTGTCGCTGCGCGGTGCCAACCCGTCATTCTACGATGGCTATCCGGTTGCGCTTAACCTTAAGCTGTCGGGCGCGCTCGACCGGATTCTGCGCCAGAACCTCGACGTCTACCGGATTCCCGACACGGTGCGGGACCGCATGACCGGCTTCGACCAGAAGGACCCCTGA
- a CDS encoding peptidylprolyl isomerase, which translates to MKRWTRALMAALFATIFTVSFFTVSQGEAKALDPENTIYLDLKDGRVVIELRPDLAPNHVARIKELTRQGFYDGVVFHRVIDGFMAQTGDPTGTGMGGSGKKLKAEFSSAPHIRGTLSMARAQDPDSADSQFFICFAPSSFLDRQYTVWGRVVEGMEFVDMIKKGNQGRNGQVTDPDKIVKMQVAADAK; encoded by the coding sequence ATGAAGCGGTGGACCCGCGCATTGATGGCGGCCCTGTTCGCCACGATTTTCACTGTCTCGTTCTTTACAGTCTCGCAAGGGGAGGCGAAGGCCTTGGATCCGGAAAACACCATTTACCTCGACCTCAAGGATGGTCGCGTGGTGATCGAACTGCGGCCCGACCTGGCGCCGAACCACGTCGCCCGCATCAAGGAACTGACCCGCCAGGGCTTCTATGACGGCGTCGTCTTCCACCGCGTCATCGACGGCTTCATGGCCCAGACCGGCGACCCGACCGGCACCGGCATGGGCGGCTCCGGCAAGAAGCTGAAGGCCGAGTTCTCCAGCGCGCCGCACATCCGCGGCACCCTGTCGATGGCCCGTGCGCAGGATCCGGACAGCGCCGACAGCCAGTTCTTCATCTGCTTCGCGCCCTCCTCCTTCCTGGACCGCCAGTACACCGTCTGGGGCCGCGTGGTCGAGGGCATGGAGTTCGTCGACATGATCAAGAAGGGCAACCAGGGCCGCAACGGTCAGGTCACCGACCCGGACAAGATCGTCAAGATGCAGGTCGCGGCCGACGCGAAGTAA
- a CDS encoding tetratricopeptide repeat protein → MTEGSGIADLRRRLAGRPGDGALLSALFGALDRAGQAGTPEEAVARSNLGEALRRQGRLAEAEAHHRIALAWLPEFGGNHYNWGVTLQALGRLAEAADAYGEAARLMPGFAPAACNQGVLLRDLGRLDEAEEPLRRSLGLDPTLVPARLALAALYRDRGDLERAVAGFRTCLCLRPDLAEGQANLALALKERAQQAGGAPEDGGSAIAGFERALRIGLPDPGGVLAQLVQQRRHLCRWDGLGPLSDQLVALVRDGRTRQGHPWIFLGEGAGPELERTCAERYAAWKTGGIRPAFPQRRSRGPRLRIGYLSADFHEHATAMLIAELVERHDRGRFEIVGCSTGPDDGGPLRGRLVADFDRFLDLSALPDQSAARAIHGAGIDILVDLKGHTQNARPGIAAYRPAPVQAQWLGYPGTLGNPAIDYVIADPVVAPAAHQPFYSERIVHLPDSYQPNDRKRIIGPVPSRASCGLPEEGVVFCAFNAPYKIGPVLFGRWCRLLDRVPGSVLWLLHGAPEVAVNLRRAAVANGVAPDRLVFAPRLPGPAHLARHRLANLFLDSGPVGAHTTASDALWAGLPVLSVLGRSFAGRVAASLLHAVGLPELAVADWDAYEAAACRLATDPAELSALKRRLEEGRLTAPLFDTDRFASSIETAYATMWDIHAAGAPPRGFAVPARDGASQG, encoded by the coding sequence GTGACCGAAGGGTCCGGCATCGCCGACCTGCGCCGTCGTCTGGCCGGAAGGCCGGGCGACGGCGCGCTGCTGTCCGCACTGTTCGGCGCGCTCGACCGGGCAGGGCAGGCCGGCACGCCGGAGGAGGCGGTCGCCCGCTCCAATCTCGGCGAGGCGCTGCGCCGCCAGGGCCGGCTGGCGGAGGCGGAGGCGCATCATCGCATCGCGCTGGCCTGGCTGCCGGAGTTCGGCGGCAACCATTACAATTGGGGCGTCACCCTGCAGGCGCTCGGCCGCTTGGCGGAGGCTGCGGACGCCTATGGCGAAGCGGCCCGCCTGATGCCCGGCTTCGCCCCCGCCGCCTGCAACCAGGGCGTCCTGCTGCGCGACCTCGGCCGCCTGGATGAGGCGGAGGAGCCGTTGCGCCGGTCGCTCGGCCTCGATCCGACATTGGTGCCCGCCCGGCTGGCGCTTGCTGCGCTGTACCGCGACCGCGGCGACCTGGAGCGTGCAGTCGCCGGTTTCCGTACCTGCCTGTGTCTGCGCCCCGATCTGGCCGAGGGGCAGGCCAATCTCGCCTTGGCCTTGAAGGAGCGGGCGCAGCAGGCTGGTGGAGCGCCTGAAGACGGCGGCAGCGCCATCGCCGGCTTCGAGCGCGCGCTGCGCATCGGCCTGCCCGACCCCGGCGGCGTGCTTGCCCAACTGGTGCAGCAGCGCCGGCATCTCTGCCGCTGGGACGGGTTGGGGCCGTTGTCCGACCAGCTCGTCGCCCTGGTGCGCGACGGGCGGACGCGGCAGGGGCATCCCTGGATCTTCCTGGGCGAGGGCGCCGGGCCGGAGTTGGAGCGGACCTGCGCCGAGCGCTACGCCGCCTGGAAGACCGGTGGCATCCGGCCGGCCTTTCCGCAACGCCGCAGCCGCGGTCCAAGACTGCGCATCGGCTATCTCTCCGCCGACTTCCATGAGCACGCCACCGCAATGCTGATCGCCGAACTGGTCGAGCGGCACGACCGCGGCCGGTTCGAGATCGTCGGCTGCTCGACCGGCCCCGATGACGGCGGGCCGTTGCGGGGGCGGCTCGTCGCCGACTTCGACCGCTTCCTCGACCTGTCGGCCCTGCCGGACCAATCCGCCGCCCGCGCGATCCACGGGGCCGGCATCGACATCCTGGTCGACTTGAAGGGGCACACCCAGAATGCCCGCCCCGGCATCGCCGCCTATCGCCCCGCACCGGTTCAGGCCCAATGGCTCGGCTATCCGGGAACGCTCGGCAACCCGGCCATCGACTACGTCATCGCCGACCCGGTGGTCGCCCCCGCCGCCCACCAGCCTTTCTACAGCGAGCGCATCGTCCATCTGCCCGACAGCTACCAGCCCAACGACCGCAAGCGCATCATCGGACCGGTGCCGAGCCGCGCATCCTGCGGCCTGCCGGAGGAGGGCGTGGTTTTCTGCGCCTTCAACGCGCCCTACAAGATCGGCCCGGTGCTGTTCGGCCGCTGGTGCCGCCTGCTGGACCGGGTGCCCGGATCGGTGCTCTGGCTGCTGCACGGAGCGCCGGAAGTCGCGGTCAACCTGCGCCGCGCCGCGGTGGCGAACGGGGTCGCACCCGATCGGCTGGTCTTCGCCCCGCGCCTGCCGGGTCCGGCGCATCTCGCGCGGCACCGCTTGGCCAACCTGTTCCTGGATTCAGGCCCCGTCGGCGCCCACACCACCGCCAGCGACGCGCTGTGGGCCGGATTGCCGGTGCTGAGCGTGCTCGGACGTTCCTTCGCCGGACGGGTCGCCGCCAGCCTGCTGCATGCAGTCGGGCTGCCGGAGCTGGCGGTGGCGGATTGGGACGCCTACGAAGCGGCCGCATGCCGCCTCGCCACCGATCCGGCGGAACTGTCGGCGCTGAAACGGCGACTGGAGGAGGGACGCCTCACCGCCCCGCTGTTCGACACCGACCGCTTCGCCAGCTCCATCGAGACGGCCTATGCCACCATGTGGGACATCCATGCGGCGGGAGCTCCGCCGCGCGGCTTCGCGGTGCCCGCACGGGATGGGGCAAGTCAGGGATAG
- a CDS encoding YnbE family lipoprotein, whose product MVTIPLSLRLLAALLIPAAAACSPTVKIEAPDKPIEINLNVRIEQEVRVKLERDVDDAIRNDPALFGLPTDSAPSSAKGKKP is encoded by the coding sequence ATGGTGACCATTCCCCTATCCCTGCGCCTGCTGGCCGCGCTGCTGATCCCGGCCGCGGCGGCCTGCTCCCCCACGGTGAAGATCGAAGCGCCCGACAAGCCCATCGAGATCAACCTGAACGTCCGCATCGAGCAGGAGGTGCGGGTCAAGCTGGAACGCGACGTAGACGACGCCATCCGCAACGACCCCGCCCTGTTCGGCCTTCCCACCGATTCCGCTCCCTCCTCTGCGAAGGGGAAAAAGCCATGA